A single Thiohalobacter thiocyanaticus DNA region contains:
- a CDS encoding symmetrical bis(5'-nucleosyl)-tetraphosphatase, whose product MAVYAIGDVQGCLDELRRLLDRLQFDPAVDRLWFAGDLVNRGPKSLETLRFIRGLGAAAISVLGNHDLHLLAISRYADRLKSRDTLLPILEAPDREALLDWLRGCPLVHHDAALGYCLVHAGLPPQWDLELALACSREVETVLRDDDRCRDFLAHMYGNQPDTWSADLSGHDRLRCIVNACTRLRFCTREGTMEFRHSGPPGNQPPGFLPWFEVPGRASHDLKLLFGHWASLGGTTDAPGVFALDSGCVWGRQLTALRLDTPTPQRISIDCPGTRRPG is encoded by the coding sequence ATGGCCGTCTACGCCATCGGTGACGTCCAGGGCTGCCTGGACGAACTGCGGCGGCTGCTGGACCGGCTGCAGTTCGACCCGGCCGTCGACCGGCTCTGGTTCGCCGGCGATCTGGTCAACCGCGGCCCGAAGTCACTGGAGACGCTGCGCTTCATCCGCGGGCTGGGCGCGGCTGCCATCAGCGTGCTGGGCAATCACGACCTGCATCTGCTTGCCATCAGCCGCTATGCCGACCGGCTGAAGTCCCGTGACACCCTGCTGCCGATCCTGGAGGCTCCCGACCGCGAAGCGCTGCTGGACTGGCTGCGCGGTTGCCCGCTGGTCCATCACGATGCGGCGTTGGGCTACTGCCTGGTGCACGCCGGGCTGCCGCCGCAGTGGGACCTGGAACTGGCCCTGGCCTGCAGCCGCGAAGTGGAAACCGTGCTGCGCGACGACGACCGCTGCCGCGACTTCCTCGCCCACATGTACGGCAATCAACCCGATACCTGGTCGGCGGATCTCAGCGGCCATGACCGCCTGCGCTGCATCGTCAATGCCTGCACCCGGCTGCGATTCTGCACCCGGGAGGGAACCATGGAATTCCGCCACAGCGGTCCGCCCGGGAACCAGCCGCCCGGCTTCCTGCCCTGGTTCGAGGTCCCCGGCCGCGCCAGCCACGATCTGAAGCTCCTGTTCGGGCACTGGGCCTCGCTGGGGGGGACCACCGACGCCCCCGGCGTGTTTGCGCTGGACAGCGGCTGCGTGTGGGGCCGGCAGCTCACCGCCCTGCGTCTGGACACACCGACGCCGCAGCGGATCAGCATCGACTGCCCCGGCACCCGCCGGCCCGGGTAG
- the apaG gene encoding Co2+/Mg2+ efflux protein ApaG: MSSTPYHIEVEVQTSYIEEQSSPEDNRYVFAYTITIHNTGSVAAKLLTRHWIITDSNGKTQEVRGEGVVGEQPHLTPGERFQYTSGTMIETSVGSMRGSYQMIADDGVEFDAEIPAFTLSIPRTLH, encoded by the coding sequence ATGAGCAGCACGCCCTATCATATCGAGGTCGAGGTACAGACCAGCTATATCGAGGAACAGTCCAGCCCGGAGGACAACCGCTACGTCTTCGCCTACACCATCACCATCCACAATACCGGCAGCGTGGCCGCCAAGCTGCTCACGCGGCACTGGATCATCACCGACAGCAACGGCAAGACCCAGGAGGTGCGCGGCGAGGGTGTGGTTGGCGAGCAGCCCCACCTGACGCCCGGCGAGCGCTTCCAGTACACCAGCGGGACCATGATCGAGACCTCGGTGGGCAGCATGCGCGGCAGCTACCAGATGATCGCCGACGACGGCGTGGAATTCGACGCCGAGATCCCCGCCTTCACCCTGTCCATTCCGCGTACGCTGCATTGA
- a CDS encoding acetyltransferase yields the protein MYLKDKINGDLIEILDTGALFDPCRDEVTGRMHAGEEMQDPASYPKTGLVFPSGEALPRCWVDPKYRG from the coding sequence ATGTACCTCAAAGACAAAATCAATGGTGACCTGATCGAGATCCTGGACACGGGGGCCCTGTTCGACCCCTGTCGGGACGAGGTGACCGGACGCATGCATGCCGGCGAGGAAATGCAGGACCCGGCCAGCTATCCCAAGACCGGCCTGGTATTCCCCTCCGGCGAGGCGTTGCCGCGCTGCTGGGTCGATCCGAAATACCGCGGCTGA
- the pdxA gene encoding 4-hydroxythreonine-4-phosphate dehydrogenase PdxA: MTAPAHLALTPGEPAGIGPDLCLALAAAELPCALTVVADPDLLAQRADELGLAVELDTHPATETHRQGRLNVLPISLARPCRSGQLDPANAPYVLHTLDAAIDGCIDGRFDALVTAPLHKGVINEAGIAFTGHTEYLAERTGTANVVMMLATEGLRVALATTHLAVSDIPRHITRSSLRQVLRILERDLQRWFGLARPRILVAGLNPHAGEGGHLGREEIEIIAPVLEELREQEHMQLIGPLPADTLFTPRYLDEADAVLAMYHDQGLPVLKYKGFGRAVNITLGLPFARTSVDHGTALELAGSGRASDASLRLAIATALKMVRQGCVT; encoded by the coding sequence ATGACCGCACCCGCCCATCTGGCCCTGACCCCCGGCGAACCCGCCGGCATCGGTCCCGATCTGTGCCTGGCCCTGGCCGCCGCCGAACTGCCCTGCGCCCTGACGGTGGTCGCCGACCCCGACCTGCTGGCGCAGCGGGCGGACGAACTCGGGCTGGCGGTCGAACTCGATACGCACCCGGCCACCGAAACCCACCGCCAGGGACGGCTGAACGTACTGCCGATCTCGCTGGCCCGCCCCTGCCGCAGCGGCCAGCTGGACCCGGCCAACGCCCCCTATGTCCTGCACACCCTGGATGCCGCCATCGATGGCTGCATCGACGGGCGTTTCGACGCCCTGGTCACCGCGCCGCTGCACAAGGGCGTGATCAACGAGGCCGGCATCGCCTTCACCGGCCACACCGAGTACCTGGCCGAGCGCACCGGCACGGCGAACGTGGTGATGATGCTGGCCACCGAGGGCCTGCGCGTGGCCCTGGCCACCACCCACCTGGCCGTGAGCGACATCCCGCGCCACATCACCCGCAGCAGTCTGCGGCAGGTGCTGCGCATCCTCGAGCGCGACCTGCAACGCTGGTTCGGCCTGGCGCGGCCCCGCATCCTGGTCGCCGGCCTCAACCCCCACGCCGGGGAAGGCGGCCATCTCGGCCGCGAGGAGATCGAGATCATCGCCCCGGTACTGGAGGAACTGCGTGAGCAGGAGCACATGCAGCTCATCGGTCCGCTGCCCGCCGACACCCTGTTCACGCCCAGGTACCTGGACGAGGCCGACGCGGTGCTGGCGATGTATCACGACCAGGGCCTGCCGGTGCTGAAATACAAGGGCTTCGGCCGGGCCGTGAATATCACCCTGGGCCTGCCCTTTGCCCGCACCTCGGTCGATCACGGCACCGCGCTGGAACTGGCCGGCAGCGGCCGGGCCAGCGACGCCAGCCTGCGCCTGGCCATCGCCACGGCGCTGAAAATGGTACGTCAAGGATGTGTTACGTAG
- the glk gene encoding glucokinase, which produces MTRELVLAGDIGGTHTRLVLAPAGNLRDWRNERRYASSDFAAFDNLLADYLNSCEAPPARACLAVAGPVLGRPDQGRARVTNLPWDLDSIALARHHGLGRVRLINDFAAVGHALDALQPDDLACLQPGRPVIGANRAVIGAGTGLGHANVVTCTSGGSEVIAAEAGHTDFAPQTPLQWELRQALAAELGSVSWEHLVSGPGLVRLYRFLCRQIDGTPAIDPAAADAAARITAAAAAGSDAAAEQAVAEFVRLYGAQAGNWTLATLPHGGLYLAGGIAPRLLEQLQRPGFLAAFHAKGPMRELMQGFPVHIITHPQPGLLGALQLAAAD; this is translated from the coding sequence ATGACCCGGGAACTGGTCCTGGCCGGGGACATCGGCGGCACCCACACCCGGCTGGTGCTGGCACCGGCCGGGAACCTGCGCGACTGGCGCAACGAACGTCGCTATGCCAGCAGCGATTTCGCCGCGTTCGACAACCTGCTGGCCGACTATCTGAACAGCTGCGAAGCGCCGCCGGCCCGGGCCTGCCTGGCCGTCGCCGGACCGGTGCTGGGCCGCCCGGACCAGGGCCGGGCACGGGTGACCAACCTGCCCTGGGATCTGGACAGCATTGCGCTTGCCCGTCACCACGGCCTGGGGCGGGTGCGGCTGATCAACGACTTCGCCGCCGTCGGCCATGCACTGGACGCCCTGCAACCGGACGATCTGGCCTGCCTGCAGCCCGGCCGGCCGGTCATCGGCGCCAACCGCGCCGTGATCGGCGCCGGCACCGGCCTGGGCCATGCCAACGTGGTGACCTGCACCAGCGGCGGCAGCGAGGTCATCGCCGCCGAGGCCGGGCATACCGACTTCGCGCCGCAGACCCCGCTGCAGTGGGAACTGCGCCAGGCGCTGGCGGCGGAGCTGGGCAGCGTCTCCTGGGAGCACCTGGTGTCCGGCCCCGGCCTGGTGCGCCTGTACCGTTTCCTGTGCCGGCAGATCGACGGCACGCCCGCGATCGATCCGGCGGCCGCGGATGCCGCCGCGCGCATCACCGCTGCAGCCGCCGCCGGCAGCGACGCGGCAGCCGAACAGGCCGTGGCCGAATTCGTGCGTCTGTACGGCGCCCAGGCCGGCAACTGGACACTGGCCACCCTGCCCCACGGCGGCCTCTACCTCGCCGGCGGCATCGCCCCGCGCCTGCTGGAACAGCTGCAACGGCCGGGCTTCCTCGCCGCCTTCCATGCCAAGGGGCCGATGCGCGAACTCATGCAGGGCTTTCCGGTACACATCATCACTCATCCCCAGCCGGGCCTGCTGGGCGCACTGCAGCTGGCGGCCGCGGACTGA
- the rsmA gene encoding 16S rRNA (adenine(1518)-N(6)/adenine(1519)-N(6))-dimethyltransferase RsmA translates to MTSAHRPRKRFGQNFLHDRGSLERMLAAIDPQPGQALVEIGPGQGALTWDLLSRLGRLEVIELDRDLCARLETERSRHPGELIIHSGDALKTDFCALEQPPPLRVVGNLPYNISTPLLFHLLGQAGCIRDMHFLLQKEVVERMAAAPGGKDYGRLSVMLQMLCEVEPLFTVGPGAFRPPPKVDSAFVRLTPLPTPRYAIDPERFAGRVRLAFAQRRKTLRNNLKGVIDAAQLEAAGIDPGRRAETLTLEEFARLSMLPSLQDG, encoded by the coding sequence TTGACGTCCGCCCATCGGCCGCGCAAGCGCTTCGGCCAGAACTTTCTCCATGACCGCGGCAGCCTCGAGCGCATGCTCGCCGCCATCGACCCGCAGCCGGGCCAGGCCCTGGTGGAGATCGGCCCCGGCCAGGGCGCGCTCACCTGGGATCTGCTGTCGCGCCTGGGCCGGCTGGAGGTCATCGAGTTGGACCGCGACCTGTGCGCCCGGCTGGAGACCGAGCGCAGCCGGCATCCGGGCGAGTTGATCATCCACAGCGGCGACGCCCTGAAGACCGATTTCTGCGCCCTGGAGCAGCCGCCGCCGCTGCGGGTGGTGGGCAATCTGCCCTACAACATCTCCACCCCGCTGCTGTTCCATCTGCTGGGCCAGGCCGGCTGCATCCGCGACATGCATTTTCTGCTGCAGAAGGAAGTGGTCGAGCGCATGGCCGCCGCGCCCGGCGGGAAGGACTACGGCCGGCTGTCGGTGATGCTGCAGATGCTGTGCGAGGTGGAACCGCTGTTCACCGTGGGCCCCGGCGCCTTCCGTCCGCCGCCGAAGGTGGACTCAGCCTTCGTGCGCCTGACCCCGCTGCCCACTCCGCGTTATGCCATCGACCCGGAGCGGTTCGCCGGGCGGGTGCGACTGGCCTTCGCCCAGCGCCGCAAGACCCTGCGCAACAATCTGAAGGGCGTGATCGATGCCGCGCAACTCGAGGCCGCCGGCATCGACCCCGGCCGCCGCGCCGAGACCCTGACCCTGGAGGAATTCGCCCGCCTGAGCATGCTGCCATCGTTACAGGACGGATGA
- the folA gene encoding type 3 dihydrofolate reductase: MIIAFVVAMDRNRLIGSRNGLPWHLPADLAHFKRVTLGKPIIMGRRTHESIGRALPGRQNIVVSRNPAYRATGCDVVDSFDAALEAADAAAEVMVIGGAELFALTLERAGRIYLTVIEHDFEGDTWLPEWDPTDWVEVSREAHAPDDRNPYPYRFVQMERRRD; encoded by the coding sequence GTGATCATCGCCTTCGTCGTCGCTATGGATCGCAACCGGTTGATCGGCAGCCGCAACGGCCTGCCCTGGCACCTGCCGGCCGATCTGGCGCATTTCAAGCGGGTGACCCTGGGCAAGCCCATCATCATGGGCCGCAGGACCCATGAATCCATCGGCCGGGCGCTGCCGGGGCGGCAGAACATCGTGGTCAGCCGCAATCCGGCCTATCGGGCCACCGGCTGCGATGTGGTCGATTCATTCGATGCCGCGCTGGAAGCGGCCGACGCCGCCGCTGAGGTCATGGTCATCGGCGGCGCCGAACTCTTCGCCCTGACCCTGGAGCGGGCAGGACGTATCTATCTCACCGTGATCGAACACGACTTCGAGGGCGATACCTGGCTGCCGGAGTGGGACCCGACCGACTGGGTCGAGGTCAGTCGCGAAGCGCATGCACCGGATGACAGAAACCCCTATCCCTATCGCTTCGTCCAGATGGAGCGCCGGCGCGACTGA
- a CDS encoding LPS-assembly protein LptD: protein MTLLTRAACSTAVLAASLSPAQAATPWQCRPAAAGDGWDCRPAAAATATAPAVPATGGTTPPPTAAAPAAVAPSSPPTGRAPAAAPAATPPAADPTWRLCRPAAAPSAPLPAPDRRQTYLEGDQAEIRQQQIYVLTGSALVERDGERILADRLTYDDAASRVEAEGNLRIEQPDILTQGQWGHLNLADDTGEIHQVIYQVPQRHGRGEAEVVYQESDILKRLERATYTTCDPGRSDWHIQAREVYLHQDKGEGRAWHATLRVKDVPILYTPYLSFPLDDRRKSGFLVPSLGASEETGADISIPYYWNIAPNHDATITPRLMSKRGVQLIGEYRFLQPSHSGQLDLEGLPADQEFDDDRYLLGFEHEARISPHLSTQIDFLDISDRHYFEDLGSNLDDTSRTYIRRYAQARYQGRGWNLTGRVDDYVVADPSITTEPLQRLPQLLFSAHPAPGWNPWGLDLRLNSELVRFEHDTRVTGTRGHLEPVLELPWLRNAYHITPGAGLFHTRYQLDNTAAGAPEEPDLTVPYGFLDATLFLERDLRLGGDTYLHTLEPRLFYLYAPHEDQDDIPRFDTGLSDFRFSQLFAVNRFSGRDRFGDANQLAAAITSRILDPRTGYERLRFGIGQLYYFRDRDVTLNPGQAPETRDSSNIVADLNLNITRALSFNAGIQYDPEAERVDRQSYRLQYRPDARHILNLSHRFRDGTLEQVDINGFWYLTERWHAVGRWYYSLEDDQLLEALAGVEYESCCWIARLAVRDFINSVTSGTAGSSGERNLAIMLQFEFKGLTSLGLPVQELIEESVLGYRP, encoded by the coding sequence TTGACCCTGCTGACCCGCGCGGCCTGCAGCACCGCCGTGCTGGCTGCCAGCCTGTCCCCGGCCCAGGCCGCCACACCCTGGCAGTGCCGACCGGCCGCCGCTGGCGACGGCTGGGACTGCCGACCGGCCGCGGCGGCGACCGCCACCGCACCGGCCGTGCCGGCCACGGGCGGCACCACACCGCCGCCGACAGCGGCCGCGCCCGCTGCGGTTGCCCCGAGCTCGCCGCCAACCGGCCGCGCACCTGCCGCGGCCCCTGCAGCCACGCCGCCGGCCGCCGACCCCACCTGGCGGCTGTGCCGGCCCGCCGCCGCACCGTCGGCACCGCTGCCGGCACCGGACCGGCGTCAGACCTACCTCGAAGGCGATCAGGCCGAGATCCGTCAGCAGCAGATCTATGTCCTGACCGGCAGCGCCCTGGTCGAACGCGACGGCGAGCGCATCCTGGCCGATCGCCTGACCTATGACGACGCCGCTTCCCGGGTCGAGGCCGAAGGTAACCTGCGCATCGAGCAGCCCGACATCCTGACCCAGGGCCAATGGGGCCATCTCAACCTGGCCGACGACACCGGCGAGATCCACCAGGTGATCTACCAGGTACCCCAGCGCCACGGCCGCGGCGAAGCCGAGGTCGTGTACCAGGAATCCGACATCCTCAAGCGTCTGGAACGAGCCACCTACACCACCTGCGATCCCGGCCGCAGCGACTGGCATATCCAGGCCCGCGAGGTCTACCTGCACCAGGACAAGGGCGAGGGCCGGGCCTGGCACGCCACCCTGCGCGTCAAGGACGTCCCCATCCTGTACACGCCCTACCTGAGCTTTCCGCTGGACGACCGGCGCAAGTCCGGGTTTCTGGTGCCCAGCCTGGGCGCTTCGGAAGAGACGGGGGCCGACATTTCCATCCCCTATTACTGGAACATCGCACCGAACCATGACGCCACCATCACGCCGCGTCTGATGAGCAAGCGCGGCGTACAGCTGATCGGTGAGTACCGCTTCCTGCAGCCAAGCCACTCAGGCCAGCTGGATCTGGAGGGGCTGCCCGCGGATCAGGAATTCGACGACGATCGCTACCTGCTCGGCTTCGAGCACGAGGCCCGGATCAGCCCGCATCTGAGCACCCAGATCGATTTTCTCGACATCTCCGACCGCCATTACTTCGAGGATCTGGGCAGCAATCTGGACGACACCAGCCGTACCTATATCCGCCGCTATGCCCAGGCCCGCTATCAGGGCCGGGGCTGGAATCTCACCGGCCGCGTCGACGACTATGTGGTCGCCGACCCCAGCATCACCACCGAACCGCTGCAGCGCCTGCCCCAGCTGCTGTTCAGCGCCCACCCGGCCCCGGGCTGGAATCCCTGGGGGCTGGACCTGCGCCTCAACAGCGAACTGGTGCGTTTCGAGCACGACACCCGCGTCACCGGCACCCGCGGGCACCTGGAACCGGTACTGGAACTGCCCTGGCTGCGCAACGCCTATCACATCACGCCCGGCGCGGGTCTGTTCCACACCCGTTACCAGCTGGACAACACCGCCGCAGGCGCCCCCGAGGAACCCGACCTGACCGTCCCCTACGGCTTCCTGGACGCCACCCTGTTCCTGGAACGCGACCTGCGGCTGGGCGGCGACACCTACCTGCATACCCTGGAGCCGCGGCTGTTCTATCTCTACGCACCGCACGAGGACCAGGACGACATCCCGCGCTTCGACACCGGCCTGTCCGACTTCCGCTTCTCGCAGCTGTTCGCGGTCAACCGCTTCAGCGGCCGCGACCGCTTCGGCGACGCCAACCAGCTGGCCGCCGCGATCACCTCGCGCATCCTGGACCCGCGCACCGGCTATGAGCGGCTGCGCTTCGGCATCGGTCAGCTGTACTACTTCCGCGACCGCGATGTGACCCTCAACCCGGGACAGGCACCCGAGACGCGTGACAGTTCCAACATCGTCGCCGACCTGAACCTGAACATCACCCGGGCGCTCAGCTTCAACGCCGGCATCCAGTACGACCCCGAGGCCGAGCGGGTCGACCGCCAGAGCTACCGTCTGCAATACCGACCGGATGCGCGCCATATCCTCAATCTCTCGCACCGCTTCCGCGACGGCACCCTGGAGCAGGTCGACATCAACGGCTTCTGGTACCTGACCGAGCGCTGGCACGCCGTGGGCCGCTGGTACTACTCGCTGGAGGACGACCAGCTGCTCGAGGCCCTGGCCGGGGTGGAATACGAAAGCTGCTGCTGGATCGCCCGGCTGGCGGTGCGCGACTTCATCAACTCGGTCACCAGCGGCACCGCCGGCAGTTCCGGCGAGCGCAACCTCGCGATCATGCTGCAGTTCGAGTTCAAGGGCCTGACCAGCCTGGGGCTGCCGGTGCAGGAACTGATCGAGGAGAGTGTGCTCGGCTACCGCCCCTGA
- a CDS encoding universal stress protein, with protein MSEYSHVLVAVDFMPDFEQVTRRAMQVAAHGQARLSLVHVVEFLHLDLASELVLPEDVTLETQVIETARNKLAEMAASMDWPGEIKHHLETGSTKHEILRVAEEQKADLIVIGSHGRHGLGRLLGSTANGVLQGAPCDVLAVRIRPA; from the coding sequence ATGTCCGAATATTCACATGTGCTGGTCGCGGTCGATTTCATGCCGGACTTCGAGCAGGTCACCCGCCGCGCCATGCAGGTCGCCGCCCACGGCCAGGCCCGCCTGTCGCTGGTGCACGTGGTGGAATTCCTGCACCTGGACCTGGCCAGCGAACTGGTACTGCCGGAGGACGTGACCCTGGAGACCCAGGTGATCGAAACCGCGCGCAACAAGCTCGCGGAAATGGCCGCCTCGATGGACTGGCCGGGGGAGATCAAACACCATCTGGAGACCGGCTCGACCAAGCACGAGATCCTGCGCGTGGCCGAGGAACAGAAGGCGGATCTGATCGTGATCGGCAGCCATGGCCGCCACGGCCTGGGCCGCCTGCTGGGATCGACCGCCAACGGGGTGCTCCAGGGCGCGCCCTGCGACGTCCTGGCGGTGCGGATCCGGCCGGCCTGA
- a CDS encoding peptidylprolyl isomerase, whose protein sequence is MFLGLLLGLSAPAAAQPINRIVAVVNDDVILASELEDKVQLVRSQLAQQNTQAPDPAQLERQVLERLIMERLQLQVAERNNIEVDDETLNANLRNIAAQNGVTLTEFRQTLEREGMDYAAFREELRSQIMINRLRQQTVINRIDISDQEVDNLLASQTAWSDQTRDYHLGHILIATPEAASPEQIQAAERKATGVLDRLRGGADFSETAVAVSESETALEGGDLGWRKAAQLPSLFADVVRDMQPGEISDLIRSPSGFHIIKLIDVRGEERHVITQSRVRHILLQPDEMTSEADVRLRIEQLRGRLETGADFAELARSHSTDKVSASNGGDLGWVNPGDMVPEFEQAMNKLAPGEISEPVQSRFGWHLIQVLERRERDSTEDYQRARAREMIRQRKTDEEMELWLRRLRDESYIEYRLEPPSGA, encoded by the coding sequence ATGTTCCTGGGCCTGCTGCTCGGCCTGTCCGCGCCGGCCGCCGCCCAGCCCATCAACCGCATCGTGGCCGTGGTCAACGACGACGTCATCCTCGCCAGCGAACTGGAGGACAAGGTGCAGCTGGTGCGTTCGCAGCTGGCGCAGCAGAACACCCAGGCGCCCGACCCGGCCCAGCTGGAACGCCAGGTGCTGGAGCGACTGATCATGGAGCGGCTCCAGCTGCAGGTGGCCGAACGCAACAACATCGAGGTCGATGACGAGACCCTCAACGCCAACCTGCGCAATATCGCGGCCCAGAACGGCGTCACCCTCACCGAGTTCCGCCAGACCCTGGAACGCGAGGGCATGGACTACGCCGCCTTCCGCGAGGAACTGCGCAGCCAGATCATGATCAACCGCCTGCGCCAGCAGACGGTCATCAACCGCATCGACATCAGTGACCAGGAGGTCGACAACCTGCTGGCCAGCCAGACCGCCTGGAGCGATCAGACCCGCGACTATCACCTGGGCCATATCCTCATCGCCACGCCCGAGGCCGCCTCTCCCGAACAGATCCAGGCCGCCGAGCGCAAGGCCACCGGGGTGCTGGATCGACTGCGCGGCGGCGCCGATTTCAGCGAGACCGCCGTGGCCGTCTCCGAGAGCGAGACCGCTCTCGAGGGCGGCGACCTCGGCTGGCGCAAGGCTGCCCAGCTGCCCAGCCTGTTCGCCGACGTCGTACGCGACATGCAACCGGGCGAGATCAGCGATCTGATCCGCAGCCCCAGCGGCTTTCACATCATCAAGCTGATCGACGTGCGCGGCGAAGAGCGCCACGTCATCACCCAGAGCCGGGTGCGCCATATCCTGCTCCAGCCGGACGAGATGACCAGCGAGGCCGATGTCCGGCTGCGCATCGAGCAGCTGCGCGGCCGGCTGGAAACCGGGGCCGATTTCGCCGAACTGGCGCGCTCGCATTCCACCGACAAGGTCTCGGCCTCCAACGGCGGCGACCTGGGCTGGGTCAACCCGGGCGACATGGTGCCCGAGTTCGAACAGGCCATGAACAAACTCGCCCCGGGCGAGATCAGCGAGCCGGTCCAGAGTCGCTTCGGCTGGCACCTGATCCAGGTCCTGGAGCGGCGCGAGCGCGACAGCACGGAAGACTACCAGCGCGCCCGCGCCCGGGAGATGATCCGCCAGCGCAAGACCGACGAGGAGATGGAACTCTGGTTGCGGCGGCTGCGCGACGAATCCTACATCGAGTACCGGCTGGAGCCACCCTCCGGGGCATGA
- a CDS encoding thymidylate synthase → MKQYLDLMRHVREHGVKKEDRTGTGTLSVFGHQMRFDLGEGFPVVTTKKLHLRSIIHELLWFLQGDTNVKYLHDNKVSIWDEWADDNGDLGPVYGYQWRSWPTPDGRHIDQIAQVVEQLKHNPDSRRIIVSAWNVADIERMALPPCHAFFQFYVAEGRLSCQLYQRSADIFLGVPFNIASYALLTLMLAQVCDLQPGDFVHTLGDAHLYLNHLEQADEQLTRRPYPLPVMRVNPEVKDIFGFRFEDFELVGYEHHPHIKAPVAV, encoded by the coding sequence GTGAAGCAGTATCTCGATCTCATGCGCCATGTGCGCGAGCACGGCGTCAAGAAGGAGGACCGCACCGGCACCGGTACGCTCAGTGTGTTCGGTCACCAGATGCGGTTCGATCTGGGCGAGGGTTTCCCGGTGGTCACCACCAAGAAGCTGCACCTGCGCTCCATCATCCACGAACTGCTGTGGTTCCTGCAGGGCGATACCAATGTCAAATACCTGCATGACAACAAGGTGAGCATCTGGGACGAGTGGGCCGATGACAACGGCGATCTCGGGCCCGTCTACGGCTATCAGTGGCGCAGCTGGCCGACGCCCGACGGGCGCCACATCGACCAGATCGCGCAGGTGGTGGAGCAGCTCAAGCACAACCCGGACTCGCGCCGCATCATCGTCAGCGCCTGGAACGTGGCCGATATCGAGCGCATGGCGCTGCCGCCCTGTCATGCCTTCTTCCAGTTCTATGTCGCCGAAGGCCGGCTGTCCTGCCAGCTCTACCAGCGCAGCGCCGACATCTTCCTCGGTGTGCCATTCAATATCGCCTCCTACGCCCTGCTGACCCTGATGCTGGCGCAGGTGTGCGATCTGCAGCCGGGGGATTTCGTGCATACCCTGGGTGATGCGCATCTGTACCTGAATCATCTGGAACAGGCCGACGAACAGCTCACGCGCCGGCCCTATCCGCTGCCGGTGATGCGGGTCAATCCCGAGGTGAAGGATATCTTCGGCTTCCGTTTCGAGGACTTCGAACTGGTCGGCTACGAACACCATCCCCATATCAAGGCGCCGGTGGCGGTGTGA
- the pgl gene encoding 6-phosphogluconolactonase: MTHLDCRIHADREALSRAAAERVTALCRQAASARGTCHLALAGGSTPRQLYTLLAEPDWSRQLPWPALQIYFGDERAVPPDHPDSNYGMARSAWLACAPLTAGQIHPMAADPGRIDLDAADYAALLERRLPRNEAGVPVFDLILLGLGADGHTASLFPDTPVLDERTHWVAPVYPGPGEHWRLTLTLPVLEAARHLLFLVAGADKAGAVARVLGTPAGADPLPAQRIKAQGRVEWYLDAQAAGGLQA; encoded by the coding sequence ATGACCCACCTCGACTGCCGCATCCATGCCGACCGCGAAGCGCTCAGCCGCGCCGCGGCCGAGCGGGTCACGGCCCTGTGCCGGCAAGCGGCCTCCGCACGCGGCACCTGCCATCTTGCCCTGGCCGGCGGCAGCACGCCGCGGCAGCTGTACACACTGCTGGCCGAACCGGACTGGTCGCGCCAGCTGCCCTGGCCGGCACTGCAGATCTACTTCGGCGACGAGCGTGCCGTACCGCCGGACCACCCGGACAGCAACTACGGCATGGCCCGCAGCGCCTGGCTGGCCTGCGCCCCGCTGACCGCCGGGCAGATCCACCCCATGGCGGCCGATCCCGGGCGGATCGATCTGGACGCGGCCGACTATGCCGCCCTGCTGGAGCGCAGGCTGCCCCGCAATGAGGCAGGAGTGCCTGTTTTCGATCTCATCCTGCTTGGTCTGGGCGCGGATGGCCACACCGCCTCGCTGTTTCCCGACACCCCGGTACTGGACGAGCGTACCCACTGGGTGGCACCGGTGTACCCTGGCCCGGGCGAGCACTGGCGCCTGACCCTGACCCTGCCCGTGCTCGAGGCCGCCCGCCACCTGCTGTTCCTGGTCGCCGGCGCGGACAAGGCCGGCGCCGTCGCCCGGGTGCTGGGGACACCCGCCGGCGCCGATCCGCTGCCGGCGCAGCGCATCAAGGCGCAGGGCCGGGTGGAATGGTATCTCGACGCGCAAGCGGCGGGAGGCCTGCAGGCATGA